ctccttctctcaaaatgttttaaaaactaCTGGAAGTACATGACTTTGTTATGTTTGTGTCTAAAGCTCAGCCTGAAGAGATCaactgactgttttactgtccccCTCCTACCTATCtgtaacaaacaaacacacacacacactcatccaacCACACTATCAAGTTTTTATTCAACTTACACAATCACCCTCCTTCCTGTACCTTATAAGAGACCTACTATGTTGCAAGTTCACATAGAAATGGAGAGTCGAGCACCAGTCCTACCGCCCtgctccctgccccccccccccccccgccccccaccaGCCCCAGTTCGCTGCCCCACTGCACTGCCTCCTGCCCAGTGCTCAAccacactgcccccccccccccccagccccagccccagttcCCTGCCCCAGCCTCACAGCCCTGCCTCCTGTCCAGTTCCCAACCACacgccccccctcccccccaacccCAGTTCCCAGCCCCCCCCAACCCCAGTTCCCAGCCCCCCCCAACCCCAGTtccatgaccccccccccaaccccagttccctgcccccccccccaaccccagtTCCCAGCCCCCCCCAACCCCAGTTCCCTGCCCCAACCTCACAGCCCTGCCTCCTGCCCGCAGCACGTAGCTGGCAGAGAGGCTCTGTGTTTGGGTGTGGAGTCTCTGGACCTCCTTCGGTGGTAAACGGCAGCCCGGCGGTTCAACCCACAGTGTGCCAGACAGGGTGATTTTCTtcagagagacacagactgagacaggCATTGAACTGGTGCCCAGAGTAGAGAGCACCCACGGGACACAGTGTCTCCTCTGTTTCCACTCTGGACCGGAGGGGGTTTGGTTTGGGTGCTAAGTCTTACCTTACCAGGCCCGAAtaaagttgtgttgtgttgagacccattctattctactctattctattctactatattctactctattatattctactctattctactatattctactctattctactctattctattctactctattatattctacactactctattcttctctattctactctattctattctactatattctactctattctactctactctattctactctattatattctactctactctattattctctattctattctactctattctactatattctactctattctactctactctattctactctattatattctacactactctattcttctctattctactctattctattctactatattctactctattctactctactctattctactctattatattctactctactctattattctctattctattctactctattctactatattctactctattctactctactctattctactctattatattctacactactctattcttctctattctactctattctattctactatattctactctattctactctactctattctactctattatattctactctactctattattctctattctattctactctattctactatattctactctattctactctactctattctactctattctattctactctactctattattctctattctattctactctattctactctattctaatctattctactctactctattctattctactctactctattctattcttgtTAGGTGGCAGGGCCCTCTCCACCTCCTAGAGAACACAGAGATATATGGAGGGTCAAGGATAGAATGTCTCTATTCACATCTGAATATTCATATCTGAACCCTATTCATATCTGAATATTCATATCTGACCTCTATTCATATCTGAATATTCATATCTGACCTCTAGTCATATCTGAACTCTATTCATATCTGAATATTCATATCTGAATATTCATATCTGAACTCTATTCATATCTGAATATTCATATCTGAACTCTATTCATATCTGAATATTCATATCTGAACTCTATTCATATTTTAATATTCATATCTGAACTCTGTTCATATCTGAACTCTGTTCATATCTCTATTCATATCTGAATATTCATATCTGAATATTCATATCTGAACTCTATTCATATCTGAATATTCATATCTGAACTCTATTCATATCTTTACATATAAACACTATTATCCCTGTGACATTTAAGAGTGAAAGGCCAAAGTGAACGTCACCAGACGTCACCACAATCACTGTAGCGTTTTATAAAAGCTGCATTTTATTCTGTACCAAGTAAAACAAAGGGGTTGGGACTTTTCTATTTGTGAAACACAATGCAACGCAACTTTATCAAAGAGCTCCGACCTTTTTTTTCCCCTCCTAGTTCTGGGGAATATCCTGTCCTCGTTTACACTGGACCACTATGTCTCACGTACTGGACATGTAGCCTCACACCACAGTGGATTATTACACAGCACATCACTGTTTCTGAGAGGGTGAAAAGGTATATGTCCAACCATGTGTTAGATGTACTTATATGCGCGGTCAGTTTTATTCATGACAGCATGCTTGTGTCACCAGtgggaatcgaaccagggtttcCTGCTCACCAACCCAAAGTCTTAACCATTAGACCAGGAGGTCGTCATTAAGGTACGAGGGCTACCTCTTTACAGGAGTCTGATTCATTAGACCGAGAGGTCCTCATCAAGGTACGAGGGCTACCTCTTTACAAGAGCCTGATTCATTAGACCGAGAGGTCCTCATCAAGGTACGAGGGCTACCTCTTTACAAGAGTCTGATTCATTAGACCGAGAGGTCCTCATCAAGGTACGAGGGCTACCTCTTTACAAGAGTCTGATTCATTAGACCAGGCGGTCGTCATTAAGGTACGAGGGCTACCTCTTTACAAGAGTCTGATTCATTAGACCAGGAGGTCCTCATCAAGGTACGAGGGCTACCTCTTTACAAGAGTGATTCATTAGACTGAGAGGTCGTCATTAAGGTACGAGGGCTACCTCTTTACAAGAGTCTGATTCATTAGACCGAGAGGTCCTCATCAAGGTACGAGGGCTACCTCTTTACAAGAGTGATTCATTAGACTGAGAGGTCGTCATTAAGGTACGAGGGCTACCTCTTTACAAGAGCCTGATTCATTAGACCGAGAGGTCTCCATCAAGGTACGAGGGCTACCTCTTTACAAGAGTCTGATTTATTAGACCAGGAGGTCCTCATCAAGGTACGAGGGCTACCTCTTTACAAGAGCCTGATTCATTAGACCGAGAGGTCGTCATCAAGGTACGAGGGCTACCTATTTACAAGAGTCTGATTCATTAGACCGAGAGGTCGTCATCAAGGTACGAGGGCTACCTCTTTACAAGAGTCTGATTCATTAGACCGAGAGGTCGTCATCAAGGTACGAGGGCTACCTATTTACAAGTGCCTGATTTCCAATCACCTGCTACATGTGCTCTATTCTAagcctcccctccttctctcctgtgttctccAGTGGTTGGCCCGACCATCGAGTCCCCGGTGCTATCGATCGTCCTGATCAGCCAGTTACCCTTACTGGTACTAGTTAGAATTAGACTAACTAACCTAGTTAACTAGtttttctctatctcctctctccaatGGTTGGCCCGACCATCGAGTCCCCGGTGGTATCTATCGTCCTGATCAGCCTGTTGCCCTTACTGGTACTAGTTAGAATTAGACTAACTAACCTAGTTAACTAGtttttctctatctcctctctccagtggtcgGCCCGACCATCGAGCCCCCGGTGGTATCTATCGTCCTGATCAGCCTGTTGCCCTTACTGGTCCTAGTGGTCGTAGTCATCACTATGTTCTATTGGTACCGAGTCCAACGCCATCGCAAACTCAGCCAGGAACAGTGGGACAGCAAGAAGCCCAAACGCAAGGGCAAAGGTGAGGACTACCACAATGGAATAAATCAGTCTGTCAGTAACTCAATCAATCAGTCATGAGATCAATAATCAACTCAATCAATCAGTCGTGAGATCAATAATCAACTTAATAAAATAATCATGAGATCAATCAGTCTGTCATCAACTCAATCATGAGATCATGCGATCAATCAGTCTGTCATCAACTCAATAATGAAAATGAGCCTTCAGGTTATAGTGTGTTAATCCTGGATAATTGTTTTAAATCCATTACGTTGTTTCTGTCAGGAGTGACTGGCTTTATATGTGATTTTACTATGCAATAGATTCAAACAATCAATAAGTGTTTCAATCAATAAATAGGTCTGGACTGCAGCATCATGATGGACGACGATGGATCAGACAGCAGCTCAACGCACGCCAACAACCTCAACCACAACACTGAACCCCTTCCCATCGAGCTGGACCTGCAGGTCTGCACACCTGTCTGGTTGTtgatgttgtttgttgttgttgttgttgttcttcttctcctcctccttcttcttctccttctccttcttcttatttttcttcttctccttcttctccttcttctcctcctccttcttcttcttctccttcttctccttctccttctcctccttcttcttcttctccttcttctccttcttctcctcctccttcttcttcttctccttcttctccttcttctccttctccttctcttccttcttctccttcttctccttctccttcttctccttctccttctcctccttcttcttcttctccttctccttcttctccttcttcttcttctccttctcctccttcttctcctccttcttcttctccttcttctccttctttttctccttcttctcttccttattctccttcttcttcttcttctccttctccttcttctccttctccttctcctcctccttcttctcctccttcttcttcttctccttctcctccttcttctccttcttcttctccttctccttcttcttctccttcttcttcttcttcttctcctccttctcctccttcttcttctccttcttctccttcttcttctccttcttctccttcttctccttcttctcctccttcttctccttcttcttcttctccttcttctccttcttcttcttctccttctcctccttcttctcctccttcttcttctccttcttctccttcttcttctccttcttcttcttctccttcttcttattcttcttctccttctccttctccttctcctcctccttcttctcctccttcttcttctccttcttcttcttcttctccttcttcttcttcttcttttccttctccttctccttctccttctcctcctccttcttctcctccttcttcttcttctcctctcttccttcttctcctccttcttgttctccttcttcttctccttcttttcctgtatatactgtatattatatctACATTAGGTGGGTAAGGGTTATAACCAgatttactgtatattatatctACATTAGGTGGGTAAGGGGCGCTTCGCTGAGGTGTTTAAGGCCAAGCTGAGGCAGCCCGGTTCCTCGTCGGACCTGTATGAGACGGTGGCCGTGAAGATCTTCCCTGAGGAAGAGTACGCATCGTGGAAGAACGAGAAGGACATCTTCTCCGACCACGACCTTCGCCACGACAACGTCCTCCACTTCCTCACAGCAGAGGAGAGAAAGGTAGTGTAGCGTCCCTGTTTccttccatcccaaatggcaccctattccctatgtagtgcacttcttctGCCTAATCGCAGCCTATGTTATCTTTGTTGCACTTTACTGAAGGGAtcacagggatacatactgtggtgtccactgtctctagattacagggatacatactgtggtgtccactgtctctagattacagggatacatactgtgttgttcactagttctagattacagggatacatactgtgttgttcactgtctctagataacagggatacatactgtggtgtccactgtctctagattacagggatacatactgtatattgttgtccactgtctctagataacagggatacatactgtatattgttgtccactgtctctagataacagggatacatactgtgttgtccactgtctctagataacagggatacatactgtgttgtccactgtctctagattacagggatacatactgtatattgttgtccactgtctctagataacagggatacatactgtgttgttcactgtctctagataacagggatacatactgtgttgttcactgtctctagattacagggatacatactgtatattgttgtccactgtctctagattacagggatacatactgtatattgttgtccactgtctctagataacagtgatacatactgtgttgttcactgtctctagataacagggatacatactgtgttgtccactgtctctagataacagggatacatactgtgttgtccactgtctctagataacagtgatacatactgtgttgttcactgtctctagataacagggatacatactgtgttgtccactgtctctagataacagggatacatactgtgttgtccactgtctctagataacagggatacatactgtgttgtccactgtctctagattacagggatacatactgtggtgtccactgtctctagattacagggatacatactgtgttgttcactagttctagattacagggatacatactgtgttgttcactgtctctagataacagggatacatactgtggtgtccactgtctctagattacagggatacatactgtatattgttgtccactgtctctagataacagggatacatactgtatattgttgtccactgtctctagataacagggatacatactgtatattgttgtccactgtctctagataacagggatacatactgtgttgtccactgtctctagattacagggatacatactgtatattgttgtccactgtctctagataacagggatacatactgtgttgttcactgtctctagataacagggatacatactgtgttgttcactgtctctagattacagggatacatactgtatattgttgtccactgtctctagattacagggatacatactgtatattgttgtccactgtctctagataacagggatacatactgtgttgtccactgtctctagataacagggatacatactgtgttgtccactgtctctagataacagtgatacatactgtgttgttcactgtctctagataacagggatacatactgtgttgtccactgtctctagataacagggatacatactgtgttgtccactgtctctagataacagggatacatactgtgttgtccactgtctctagattacagggatacatactgtatattgttgtccactgtctctagataacagggatacatactgtatattgttgtccactgtctctagataacagggatacatactgtatattgttgtccactgtctctagataacagggatacatactgtgttgtccactgtctctagattacagggatacatactgtatattgttgtccactgtctctagataacagggatacatactgtgttgtccactgtctctagataacagggatacatactgtgttgtccactgtctctagataacagggatacatactgtgttgtccactgtctctagataacagggatacatactgtgttgtccactgtctctagattacagggatacatactgtggtgtccactgtctctagattacagggatacatactgtgttgttcactagttctagattacagggatacatactgtgttgttcactgtctctagataacagggatacatactgtggtgtccactgtctctagattacagggatacatactgtatattgttgtccactgtctctagataacagggatacatactgtatattgttgtccactgtctctagataacagggatacatactgtgttgttcactgtctctagataacagggatacatactgtgttgtccactgtctctagataacagggatacatactgtgttgtccactgtctctagataacagggatacatactgtgttgttcactgtctctagataacagggatacatactgtgttgtccactgtctctagataacagggatacatactgtgttgttcactgtttctagataacagggatacatactgtgttgttcactgtctctagattacagggatacatactgtgttgttcactagttctagataacagagatacatactgtgttgttcactagttctagattacaggggtacatactgtatattgttgttcactagttctagattacagggatacatactgtatattgttgttcactagttctagattacagagatacatactgtgttgttcactagttctagattacagggatacatactgtgttgtccactgtctctagattacagggatacatactgtgttgttcactagttctagattacagggatacatactgtatattgttgttcactagttctagattacaaagatacatactgtgttgttcactagttctagattacagggatacatactgtgttgttcactagttctagattacagggatacatactgtgttgtccactgtctctagattacagggatacatactgtgttgttcactagttctagattacagggatacatactgtgttgttcactagttctagattacagggatacatactgtgttgtccactgtctctagattacagggatacatactgtgttgttcactgtttctagataacagggatacatactgtgttgttcactgtctctagattacagagatacatactgtgttgttcactagttctagattacagggatacatactgtgttgttcactagttctagattacagggatacatactgtgttgttcactagttctagataacagggatacatactgtgttgttcactagttctagattacagggatacatactgtgttgttcactagttctagattacagggatacatactgtgttgttcactagttctagataacagggatacatactgtgttgttcactagttctagataacagggatacatactgtgttgttcactagttctagattacagagatacatactgtgttgttcactagttctagataacagagatacatactgtatattgttgttcactagttctagattacagggatacatactgtgttgttcactagttctagattacagggatacatactgtgttgttcactagttctagATTACAGGGATAGGATGTAGATATATTCGCTCATACTTCAGTCTGACATCGTTAAAGTCCTTTAAGGTGACGTTCAAATGACAGGTGTTGTACATAACAAAGTCATCAACaattggatcatctctaaccaatcagaggtGTCAAAGCCACctttacccacgtgtgttctggctctggcccaacccgtccggttttctggaccaatcagaagTGTCAAAGCCACctttacccacgtgtgttctggctctggcccaacctgTCCGgttttctggaccaatcagaacaGTTAGAATGTGTTTGCGTGTTAGTCTGGGAGgaactcagatccagactcattgtggaGAAGAAACTCCCGTCCGTGGGCGTGGCTTAGCGTCAGGAAAACAAACAGACCTGCCCCCTTTAAGCTAATTGTTTCTTTCTAACTGTTTCTCAACACTGTTGGTGTCTTTCTGTCCGTTGTAGATGTCGAAGCAGTACTGGCTGATCACAGCCTTCCACCCCCGAGGAAACCTTCAGGAGTACCTGACCCGTAACCTGGTCTCCTGGGAGGATCTACGGGGTCTGGGCGGGTCCCTGGCCTGCGGGGTGGCACACCTTCACAGTGACCACACGGCCTGCGGGCGACCCAAAGTGCCCATCGTACACCGCGACCTGAAGAGCTCTAACATCCTGGTGAAGCAGGATCTGACCTGTTGTCTGTGTGACTTTGGACTGGGGCTCAGACTGGATAACACCATGACAGTGGATGATCTCGCCAACAGCGGACAGGTGAGAGGAAACTGGTCCTGTTGTTGATGTAAACATTACAGCCCTTATGACACTGTCGGTAGACGGCCTTGTCAACAGTCGGACAGGTGAGAGGAaactggtgttgttgttgttattgtttacAGTGTTGTTTCTGATGTAAACATAAGACCTTACAAACCCTATAACACAACCTGTAGTCTACATCCTGCTGTTCAGAGAGGGTGGTGTTTTATAGAGATATCAGAGTACTGAGTAAGATGCAGCCTTACGTCCTGCTGTTCAGAGAGGGTGATGGTTTATAGAGATATCAGAGTACTGAGTAAGATGCAGCCTTACGTCCCGCTGTTCAGAGAGGGTGATGGTTTATAGAGatatcaaagtactgagtaagatGCAGCCTTACGTCCCGCTGTTCAGAGAGGGTGGTGTTTTACAGAGATATCTGAGTACTGAGTAAGATGCAGCTTTACGTCCCGCTGTTCAGAGAGGGTGATGGTTTACAGAGATATCAGAGTACTGAGTAAGATGCACCTCCCTTTCAGTGTCAGACAGTCACTAGAATGGGATTTCTTTATTTACTGTAGATGCATATTTGTGGTTGAATGTTCTTTTGTTCTCTCACGAATGTTTTTCCCCACTGGCTGTTCTCAGTGTTAAGTCAGAACTGTTTGCTGACAGgatagatcagagagagagagagagagagggagagagagagagagagagagagaaagagagataaagagagacagggagagac
This region of Oncorhynchus clarkii lewisi isolate Uvic-CL-2024 unplaced genomic scaffold, UVic_Ocla_1.0 unplaced_contig_8631_pilon_pilon, whole genome shotgun sequence genomic DNA includes:
- the LOC139395779 gene encoding TGF-beta receptor type-2-like; the encoded protein is MFYWYRVQRHRKLSQEQWDSKKPKRKGKGLDCSIMMDDDGSDSSSTHANNLNHNTEPLPIELDLQVGKGRFAEVFKAKLRQPGSSSDLYETVAVKIFPEEEYASWKNEKDIFSDHDLRHDNVLHFLTAEERKMSKQYWLITAFHPRGNLQEYLTRNLVSWEDLRGLGGSLACGVAHLHSDHTACGRPKVPIVHRDLKSSNILVKQDLTCCLCDFGLGLRLDNTMTVDDLANSGQVGTARYMAPEVLESRLNLENIESFKQTDVYSMALVLWEITSRCHAIGEVKDYEPPYGCKVQMHPGVESMKDHLLRDRGRPEIPDSWINHQGIAIVCGSIEECWDHDPEARLTAQCVAERFSEIEDEMEKLSSRSSSDEKIPAEERKMPTIPEEERQTIAEQIEEVKVAVESSVSDEK
- the LOC139395781 gene encoding uncharacterized protein; this encodes MESRAPVLPPCSLPPPPPRPPPAPVRCPTALPPAQCSTTLPPPPPSPSPSSLPQPHSPASCPVPNHTPPLPPNPSSQPPPTPVPSPPQPQFHDPPPNPSSLPPPPTPVPSPPQPQFPAPTSQPCLLPAARSWQRGSVFGCGVSGPPSVVNGSPAVQPTVCQTG